Proteins co-encoded in one Xiphophorus couchianus chromosome 3, X_couchianus-1.0, whole genome shotgun sequence genomic window:
- the tnfaip8l2b gene encoding tumor necrosis factor, alpha-induced protein 8-like protein 2 B, which translates to MEAFNSKDLAMKAQKKIFSSMANKSTVQRFIDDTTSEILDELYRVSKEYTGNKGVAQKVIKNLIKIAVKIGVLFRNNCFSEEELKLAQEFKKKLHTGAMTAISFYEVDFTFDKTVMSDNLTECKDLLLKLVNSHLTSKSHDRISHVFNHYSDPQLLTKLYDPSGPFRPHLTKICLGLNKLVEDGTI; encoded by the exons ATGGAGGCATTCAACTCCAAGGATTTGGCCATGAAGGCACAGAAGAAGATCTTCAGCAGCATGGCCAACAAAAGCACCGTCCAAAGATTTATTGACGATACCACTAGTGAAATACTGGATGAGCTGTACCGGGTTTCCAAGGAGTACACAGGAAATAAAGGAGTAGCTcagaaagtcattaaaaacctGATCAAGATCGCTGTCAAGATTGGTGTGCTGTTTAGAAACAACTGTTTCAGTGAGGAGGAACTAAAACTAGCCCAGGAATTTAAGAAGAAGCTCCATACCGGAGCCATGACAGCCATCAGCTTCTATGAG GTGGACTTTACCTTTGATAAGACTGTGATGTCGGACAACCTGACAGAGTGTAAGGATCTTCTGCTGAAGCTTGTCAACTCCCACCTCACCTCAAAATCTCATGATCGCATCAGCCACGTCTTCAACCATTACTCCGACCCTCAGCTCCTGACCAAACTATATGACCCAAGCGGACCCTTCAGACCCCACCTCACTAAAATCTGTTTAGGACTCAACAAACTGGTAGAGGATGGGACGATATGA